One Mycolicibacterium pulveris genomic region harbors:
- a CDS encoding acyl carrier protein: MKPSTREAVSAALTEILRDDMNVDISRVTRESRLIDDVGLDSVAFAVGMVAIEDRLGVALEEEDLLSCDTVGDLEAAILAKVPAAQSNS; encoded by the coding sequence GTGAAGCCCTCTACTCGAGAAGCCGTAAGCGCCGCACTGACCGAGATCCTGCGTGACGACATGAACGTCGACATCAGCAGGGTCACCCGCGAGTCCCGCCTGATCGACGACGTCGGCCTCGACTCGGTCGCATTCGCCGTCGGAATGGTGGCGATCGAAGACCGCCTCGGCGTGGCGCTTGAAGAGGAAGACCTGCTCAGCTGCGACACCGTCGGTGATCTCGAAGCGGCGATCCTCGCGAAGGTACCTGCTGCGCAGTCGAATTCGTGA
- the pgm gene encoding phosphoglucomutase (alpha-D-glucose-1,6-bisphosphate-dependent): protein MAANPRAGQPAQPEDLIDVAAVVTAYYTTEPDPADPDQQVVFGTSGHRGSSLDASFNEAHILATTQAIVEYRTAQGTTGPLFIGRDTHALSEPAWESALEVLVANDVVTMIDSADRYTPTPAVSHAILTYNRGRTDGLADGIVVTPSHNPPRDGGFKYNPPNGGPADTDATGAIAKRANELLAGGLKEVRGIPLAQAMSRVKRHDYLNAYVEDLSSVVDLHAISAEGIRIGADPLGGASVDYWGAIAERHKLDLTVVHPYVDPTWAFMTLDTDGKIRMDCSSPNAMAPLVANRDVYQIATGNDPDADRHGIVTPDAGLLNPNHYLAVAIDYLYTHRTDWPTATAVGKTAVSSSIIDRVVAALGRKLVEVPVGFKWFVDGLLNGTIGFGGEESAGASFLRRDGTVWTTDKDGIILALLASEILAVTGSTPSQRYTALAEKYGAPTYARVEAPADREQKARLAKLSPEQVTATELAGEPITAKLTAAPGNGAPLGGLKVTTENAWFAARPSGTEDVYKIYAESFRGPEHLAEVQEAAKDVVNKVVK, encoded by the coding sequence ATGGCCGCCAATCCACGTGCCGGTCAGCCGGCGCAGCCCGAGGACCTCATCGACGTCGCCGCGGTGGTCACCGCCTACTACACGACCGAGCCCGATCCGGCCGATCCCGACCAACAGGTGGTGTTCGGCACGTCGGGGCACCGAGGGTCGAGCCTGGATGCGTCGTTCAACGAAGCGCACATCCTGGCCACCACGCAGGCCATCGTCGAATACCGCACCGCGCAGGGCACGACCGGTCCGCTGTTCATCGGCCGTGACACCCATGCGCTCTCCGAACCGGCGTGGGAGTCGGCGCTGGAGGTGCTGGTCGCCAACGACGTCGTGACGATGATCGACTCGGCCGACCGCTACACCCCGACGCCCGCGGTCAGCCACGCGATCCTGACCTACAACCGCGGCCGCACCGACGGCCTGGCCGACGGCATCGTCGTCACCCCGTCACACAATCCGCCGCGCGACGGCGGCTTCAAGTACAACCCACCCAACGGCGGGCCCGCCGACACCGACGCCACCGGGGCGATCGCCAAACGCGCCAACGAGTTGCTGGCGGGTGGGCTCAAGGAGGTGCGCGGGATCCCGCTGGCCCAGGCGATGAGCCGGGTCAAGCGTCACGACTACCTCAACGCCTACGTCGAGGACCTGAGCAGCGTCGTCGACCTGCACGCGATCAGCGCGGAGGGAATCCGCATCGGTGCCGACCCGCTCGGCGGGGCCAGCGTCGATTACTGGGGCGCGATCGCCGAGCGGCACAAGCTCGACCTCACGGTGGTGCATCCGTACGTGGATCCGACTTGGGCGTTCATGACGCTGGACACCGACGGCAAGATCCGGATGGACTGCAGCTCACCCAACGCGATGGCGCCGCTGGTGGCCAATCGCGACGTGTATCAGATCGCGACCGGCAACGACCCCGACGCCGACCGGCACGGCATCGTCACGCCCGACGCGGGCCTGCTCAACCCGAACCATTACCTCGCGGTGGCGATCGACTACCTCTACACGCACCGGACCGACTGGCCCACCGCGACCGCGGTGGGCAAGACCGCGGTCAGCTCGTCGATCATCGACCGGGTGGTCGCCGCGCTGGGGCGCAAACTGGTCGAGGTGCCGGTCGGGTTCAAGTGGTTCGTCGACGGACTACTCAACGGCACAATCGGTTTCGGCGGTGAGGAGAGCGCTGGCGCATCGTTCCTGCGGCGCGACGGAACGGTGTGGACCACCGACAAGGACGGCATCATCCTGGCGCTGCTGGCCTCTGAGATCCTCGCGGTCACCGGGTCGACGCCGTCACAGCGCTACACCGCGCTCGCCGAAAAATACGGTGCGCCAACGTATGCCCGCGTCGAGGCGCCCGCGGATCGTGAACAGAAGGCACGGCTGGCGAAGCTGTCGCCTGAGCAGGTGACGGCGACCGAACTGGCCGGTGAACCGATCACCGCGAAGCTGACCGCGGCGCCCGGCAACGGCGCGCCGTTGGGCGGTCTGAAGGTGACCACCGAGAACGCCTGGTTCGCCGCGCGCCCGTCGGGCACCGAGGACGTCTACAAGATCTACGCCGAATCGTTCCGCGGGCCCGAGCACCTGGCAGAAGTGCAGGAGGCCGCCAAGGACGTGGTCAATAAGGTCGTCAAATAA
- a CDS encoding GNAT family N-acetyltransferase, translating to MTDMKEVPSPLLPRELKDVQDEVRVVAAPPVPVVAEPYAARLVDPDTDAEMISEWMNRPHLIEAWEYDWPPVRWHRYLTAQLNGEYSRPLLGYFRGKPFGYIELYRAAKDSIATRYAADPHDIGLHAAIADLRFVNRGIAPIVLPRIVASIFAIEPQCRRIMFDPDHRNTGARRLCEYAGCEFLGEHDMPNRRMALYALSRDPAAGQRF from the coding sequence ATGACCGACATGAAAGAGGTGCCGAGCCCCCTTCTGCCGCGCGAGTTGAAGGATGTCCAGGATGAGGTGCGCGTGGTGGCGGCGCCGCCTGTTCCGGTCGTGGCGGAGCCCTACGCCGCCCGGCTCGTCGATCCCGACACCGATGCGGAGATGATCTCGGAGTGGATGAACCGCCCGCATCTGATCGAGGCATGGGAATACGACTGGCCGCCCGTGCGCTGGCATCGCTACTTGACCGCGCAATTGAACGGTGAATACTCACGTCCGTTGCTCGGCTACTTCCGCGGTAAGCCGTTCGGCTACATCGAGCTCTACAGGGCGGCAAAGGATTCCATCGCCACCCGGTACGCCGCCGATCCGCACGACATCGGTCTGCACGCCGCCATCGCCGACCTGCGGTTCGTCAACCGGGGGATCGCGCCGATCGTGCTGCCGCGCATCGTCGCCAGCATCTTCGCGATCGAACCCCAGTGCCGGCGCATCATGTTCGATCCGGACCACCGAAACACCGGTGCGCGACGCCTGTGCGAGTACGCCGGATGCGAGTTCCTCGGTGAGCACGATATGCCCAACCGCCGCATGGCCCTTTATGCGTTGTCGCGCGATCCGGCTGCCGGCCAGCGGTTCTAG
- the mbtM gene encoding long-chain-fatty acid--ACP ligase MbtM — protein sequence MTALAAALSAAMTGTSSGLSVLDTDSGDWARHPWPEVHARAENVAERISDDHAAVVGLVGDPTVEFIAAIPGVFLAGAAVSVLPGPIQRADPDQWALTTLDRFRTIGVTTVFSHGAELALLRRHADATVVHDLGEVAHPRRSTTYHGPDRADVAILQGTAGSTGTPRTAQISPAASLANLRGLVDRVDVDNGSRLHSWLPIYHDMGLTFVLVAMLGRSGLWQAPTKAFAGSPFSWLKWLTDSQADVTAAPNMAYNLIGRYAGSLSGFDLSNLRFTLNGGEPVDCEGYQRFATEMARFGFDPASLAPSYGLAESTCAVTIPEPLTGLRVDEVTITGGAGASTRRYAVLGHPIAGMEVRCNTDHPHVTDVTGRAVGEVEVRGSSLMTGYAGHAALAPQEWLPTGDLGYFTDDGLVVCGRAKELITVAGRNLFPTEIERIAGQIDGVRDGCVVAIGTGEASARPGLVIAAEFKGDDEPAARSAVVARVAAQCGVVPTDVVLLKPGALPRTSSGKLRRLEVKRTLEGATR from the coding sequence GTGACTGCGCTAGCCGCAGCACTGTCGGCGGCCATGACGGGCACCTCGAGCGGCCTCTCGGTACTGGACACCGACAGCGGTGACTGGGCCCGCCATCCCTGGCCGGAGGTGCACGCGCGCGCCGAGAACGTCGCCGAGCGCATCTCCGACGACCACGCCGCGGTGGTCGGCCTCGTCGGTGATCCGACGGTGGAGTTCATCGCGGCGATCCCGGGGGTCTTCCTTGCGGGTGCGGCCGTGTCGGTCCTGCCGGGGCCGATCCAACGTGCCGATCCCGACCAGTGGGCGTTGACCACCCTGGACCGGTTTCGGACCATCGGCGTCACCACCGTGTTCAGTCACGGTGCCGAGCTGGCGTTGTTGCGCAGGCACGCCGACGCGACGGTCGTGCACGATCTCGGGGAGGTCGCCCATCCCCGTCGCTCGACCACCTATCACGGACCCGACCGCGCCGACGTCGCGATCCTGCAGGGCACCGCCGGATCGACGGGAACGCCTCGCACAGCACAGATTTCGCCTGCGGCGTCGCTGGCCAACCTGCGTGGCCTCGTCGACAGGGTCGATGTCGACAACGGCTCTCGGCTCCACAGCTGGCTACCGATCTACCACGACATGGGCCTCACCTTCGTCCTGGTCGCCATGTTGGGGCGTTCCGGCCTGTGGCAAGCGCCGACCAAGGCCTTCGCCGGTTCGCCGTTCAGTTGGCTCAAGTGGCTCACCGACAGCCAGGCCGATGTCACGGCGGCGCCGAATATGGCATACAACCTGATCGGCAGGTATGCGGGCAGCCTGTCCGGCTTCGACCTCAGCAACCTCCGTTTCACCCTCAACGGCGGTGAACCCGTCGACTGCGAGGGCTACCAACGCTTCGCCACCGAGATGGCGCGCTTCGGCTTCGACCCGGCCTCCCTCGCACCCTCGTACGGTCTGGCCGAATCAACTTGTGCGGTAACCATTCCCGAACCACTCACCGGTCTCCGGGTCGACGAGGTGACCATCACGGGCGGCGCTGGTGCGTCCACTCGCCGCTACGCGGTGCTTGGCCATCCCATCGCCGGCATGGAAGTCCGCTGCAACACCGACCACCCGCATGTCACCGACGTCACCGGGCGTGCGGTCGGCGAGGTCGAGGTGCGCGGTAGCTCGCTCATGACGGGCTATGCCGGCCACGCTGCGCTGGCTCCGCAGGAATGGTTGCCCACCGGAGATCTCGGCTACTTCACCGACGACGGCCTGGTGGTCTGCGGCCGCGCCAAAGAGCTCATCACGGTGGCGGGCCGCAACCTCTTCCCCACCGAGATCGAGCGCATCGCAGGTCAGATCGACGGTGTCCGCGACGGCTGCGTCGTGGCCATCGGCACGGGTGAGGCTTCGGCGCGGCCGGGCCTGGTCATCGCCGCGGAGTTCAAAGGCGACGACGAACCGGCCGCGCGTAGCGCCGTGGTGGCGCGTGTCGCGGCACAGTGCGGCGTGGTGCCCACGGATGTGGTGTTGCTGAAACCCGGTGCACTGCCCCGCACCTCGTCAGGCAAGTTGCGCCGTTTGGAAGTCAAACGAACATTGGAAGGAGCCACCCGATGA
- the mbtN gene encoding mycobactin biosynthesis acyl-ACP dehydrogenase MbtN — MTTTADAPATQDYSELLERVFDDRVVAWTAEAEATERFPRKIIEYLGESGVFAHKWANGPQPDVAKIIALAQALGRLGSAGIAVGVSLHDSAIAILRRFGKSDYLRDIAERAIRGEAVLCIGASEQSGGSDLQIVGTEARSVRDGFAVKGIKKFVSLSPIADHVMVVARSVDHDPTSRHGNVIVIAVPLAQCEVQTSYRKVGAGPLDTAAVHIDTWVPADALVARAGTGLAAISWGLAHERLSIAGQVSSSCQRVLGITLARMMNRRQFGHTLYEHQALRMRMADLQARVDMLRYALDGIAATGKLDLRAAAAIKVNAARLGEEVLSECMHIFGGSGYLVDETPLGKWWRDMKLARVGGGTDEVLWELVAAAMKPDHDGYAEFGQLP; from the coding sequence ATGACCACAACCGCGGACGCGCCTGCGACGCAAGATTACTCCGAGCTGCTCGAGCGGGTGTTCGACGATCGGGTCGTCGCCTGGACCGCCGAGGCCGAGGCCACCGAGCGCTTTCCCCGCAAGATCATCGAATACCTCGGCGAGTCAGGCGTATTCGCACACAAATGGGCCAACGGTCCACAGCCCGACGTCGCCAAGATCATCGCGCTGGCGCAGGCGCTGGGCCGGCTGGGCTCGGCCGGCATCGCCGTCGGTGTCAGCCTGCACGACTCCGCGATCGCGATCCTGCGCCGCTTCGGCAAGTCGGACTACCTGCGCGACATCGCCGAGCGGGCCATCCGCGGCGAAGCGGTGCTGTGCATCGGTGCCTCCGAGCAGTCGGGCGGCTCGGACCTGCAGATTGTCGGGACCGAAGCGCGTTCGGTGCGCGACGGTTTCGCGGTGAAGGGCATCAAGAAGTTCGTCTCGCTGTCGCCGATCGCGGACCATGTGATGGTGGTTGCGCGCAGCGTCGACCACGACCCGACCAGCAGGCACGGCAACGTCATCGTCATCGCCGTGCCGCTCGCGCAGTGCGAAGTGCAGACGTCCTACCGCAAGGTCGGTGCCGGGCCGCTGGACACCGCGGCCGTGCACATCGACACCTGGGTGCCCGCCGATGCGCTGGTCGCTCGCGCAGGCACCGGGCTGGCGGCCATCTCGTGGGGGTTGGCGCACGAGCGTCTGTCCATCGCCGGACAGGTGTCGTCATCGTGTCAGCGGGTGCTGGGAATCACCTTGGCGCGCATGATGAATCGGCGGCAGTTCGGACACACCCTCTATGAGCATCAAGCGCTGCGCATGCGGATGGCCGATCTGCAGGCGCGGGTGGACATGCTGCGTTACGCCCTCGACGGGATCGCAGCCACCGGAAAGCTTGACCTGCGCGCAGCGGCCGCCATCAAGGTCAACGCCGCGCGCCTCGGTGAGGAGGTGCTGTCGGAGTGCATGCACATCTTCGGCGGCTCGGGCTATCTCGTCGATGAGACACCGCTCGGAAAGTGGTGGCGCGACATGAAACTGGCGCGCGTCGGTGGCGGCACCGACGAGGTGTTGTGGGAGTTGGTTGCCGCCGCGATGAAGCCCGACCACGACGGCTACGCCGAGTTCGGCCAGCTGCCCTAG
- a CDS encoding DUF190 domain-containing protein — MTDDMVKLTCYFGERHRAGNRFLAEALPELYADAAVAVSVVLRGIASFGPRHQLRTDRSLSLSEDPPIVVIAVDTAQKMADLARQAVAMTANGLVTLERVRPAHRFDATTAATVTLTVYVGRYDRAARQPAHRAACDILHRHGFASATAFLGVDGTRRGRRQQARFFGRNRHVPVMITATGDASQVDDAMSALRTALDDPLMTVERAQLCKRDGRLLDRPTALPSTDDRGLPLWQKLTIRTSEATLYDGAPIHRALVRRLHESAAVSGATALRGIWGFHGDHKPHGDRLIQLVRRVPVSTVIVDTPERIAACFDVVDEVTAAQGLVTSELVPAMVSIEDNERRGGTRLARHGP, encoded by the coding sequence GTGACCGACGACATGGTCAAGCTCACCTGTTACTTCGGTGAACGTCACCGGGCGGGAAACCGGTTCTTGGCCGAGGCGCTCCCCGAGCTCTACGCCGACGCCGCCGTCGCGGTCAGCGTCGTGCTACGCGGTATCGCCAGCTTCGGTCCGCGCCACCAGCTGCGCACCGACCGTTCCCTGTCCCTCTCCGAGGATCCGCCCATCGTGGTCATCGCGGTCGACACCGCGCAGAAGATGGCGGACCTCGCACGGCAGGCGGTGGCGATGACGGCGAACGGCCTGGTCACCCTCGAGCGCGTCCGTCCCGCCCACCGGTTCGATGCGACGACGGCTGCGACCGTGACGCTGACCGTGTACGTCGGCCGCTACGACAGGGCGGCGCGACAACCGGCTCACCGCGCCGCCTGCGACATCCTCCATCGCCATGGATTTGCCAGCGCCACAGCGTTTCTCGGCGTCGACGGCACCCGGCGGGGACGACGTCAGCAAGCCCGGTTCTTCGGTCGCAACCGACACGTTCCGGTGATGATCACCGCTACCGGTGATGCCTCGCAGGTCGATGACGCGATGTCGGCGTTGCGCACGGCGCTCGATGACCCATTGATGACGGTGGAACGGGCGCAGCTGTGCAAACGCGACGGCAGGCTACTGGATCGCCCGACAGCGCTGCCGTCCACCGATGACCGCGGACTGCCGCTGTGGCAGAAGCTGACCATCCGCACGTCGGAGGCCACGCTGTACGACGGAGCGCCAATCCACCGCGCACTCGTGCGCCGCCTGCACGAGTCGGCCGCGGTGAGCGGCGCCACCGCGCTGCGCGGTATCTGGGGTTTCCACGGCGACCACAAACCGCACGGCGACAGGCTGATTCAGCTTGTCCGTCGGGTCCCGGTGAGCACCGTGATCGTCGACACGCCCGAGCGGATCGCCGCCTGCTTCGACGTCGTCGACGAGGTGACCGCCGCACAGGGCCTGGTCACCAGCGAATTGGTGCCCGCCATGGTGTCCATCGAGGACAACGAGCGGCGCGGGGGGACGCGGCTGGCCCGTCACGGCCCCTAA
- the crcB gene encoding fluoride efflux transporter CrcB has protein sequence MFGYDVRELVAVFAGGALGTVARAALETLAAPDPGRWPWPTFVANIVGAFLLGYFTTRLLERLPVSSYRRPLLGTGLCGGLTTFSTMQVETLKMLEHRHYALAAGYLAASIAVGLLALYIATALVRHVRVRG, from the coding sequence GTGTTCGGTTACGACGTCCGCGAACTCGTCGCGGTGTTCGCGGGCGGAGCGCTGGGCACCGTCGCTCGCGCAGCGCTCGAGACACTTGCCGCGCCGGATCCGGGACGCTGGCCGTGGCCGACGTTCGTGGCCAACATCGTCGGCGCATTTCTGTTGGGCTACTTCACCACTCGACTTCTCGAACGGCTACCGGTCTCCAGCTACCGCCGCCCGCTGCTGGGCACCGGCCTGTGCGGTGGCCTGACCACGTTCTCCACCATGCAGGTCGAGACCCTCAAGATGCTCGAGCACCGTCACTACGCGCTGGCCGCCGGCTACCTCGCCGCCAGCATCGCGGTGGGGTTGCTCGCCCTTTACATCGCCACCGCCCTGGTGCGCCACGTGCGGGTGCGCGGATGA
- the crcB gene encoding fluoride efflux transporter CrcB: MTTAAVWAAVPLIGGLGAVLRFVVDRTVSMRIGRAFPYGTLVVNISGALLLGLLAGLALSPYWALLAGTAFVGSYTTFSTWMLETHRLGEERQFWPAVANIGVSLVLGLAAAGCGLWLGMRL, from the coding sequence ATGACGACGGCGGCGGTGTGGGCCGCCGTGCCCCTGATCGGCGGTCTCGGGGCGGTGCTGCGTTTCGTTGTCGACCGCACGGTGTCGATGCGGATCGGCAGGGCCTTTCCCTACGGCACGCTGGTGGTCAACATCAGCGGTGCGCTGCTGCTCGGCTTGCTGGCCGGCCTGGCGCTCAGCCCTTACTGGGCGCTGCTGGCAGGTACCGCCTTCGTCGGCTCGTATACGACGTTTTCCACGTGGATGCTGGAGACGCACCGGCTCGGCGAAGAACGCCAGTTCTGGCCCGCGGTGGCCAACATCGGCGTCAGCCTGGTGCTGGGACTCGCCGCGGCGGGGTGTGGTCTGTGGCTGGGAATGCGCCTGTGA
- a CDS encoding DUF488 domain-containing protein, whose amino-acid sequence MGGRPNVALARVYDEPAPDEGERVLVDRLWPRGMRKDDPRVGRWLPAVAPSTELRRWYSHKSERFDEFAARYAKELESGDGAEALAELRALTGKGAVVLVTASRDLEISQAAVLCQLLSRKGRQT is encoded by the coding sequence ATGGGTGGTCGTCCGAACGTCGCGCTCGCACGGGTCTATGACGAGCCCGCGCCCGACGAGGGTGAGCGGGTGCTCGTCGACCGGCTGTGGCCGCGCGGCATGCGCAAGGACGACCCGAGGGTCGGCCGATGGTTACCGGCGGTGGCTCCGTCCACGGAGTTGCGACGCTGGTACTCGCATAAGAGCGAACGCTTCGACGAGTTCGCCGCCCGCTACGCGAAGGAGCTCGAATCCGGCGACGGTGCTGAGGCGTTGGCCGAGCTGCGCGCGCTGACGGGCAAGGGAGCAGTCGTGCTGGTGACCGCGTCCCGGGATCTGGAGATCAGCCAGGCGGCGGTGCTATGTCAGCTGCTGTCCCGAAAAGGGCGACAGACGTAG